From the Burkholderia glumae LMG 2196 = ATCC 33617 genome, one window contains:
- the mutL gene encoding DNA mismatch repair endonuclease MutL, whose translation MSEFTDSTDSTGADAAASAAVPAAGPRPLRAIQPLPDQLISQIAAGEVVERPASVVKELLENALDAGATTLRIALDEGGVKRISITDDGCGIPADELPLALMRHATSKIRSLVELESVATLGFRGEALASIASVSELAITSRTEQAPHATRIDADTGALSPAAGTRGTTIEVRELYFNTPARRKFLKSEQTEFGHCLEMIRRVALARPDVAISVLHNGRAVEHWNASEPAVRVAKILGEGFATAHLPLDEQAGPLAVYGCAGLPTASRGRADQQYFFVNGRFVRDKLLTHAVRAAYEDVLHGDRYPSYVLFLDLPPEAVDVNVHPSKIEVRFRDSRSIHQYVFHAVQRALARHAGASPGTTAGGHAAHLAPAGESAAPERAPAGSAGQAGDHAARADGVSGSGLADGAGSATSSGPAGGFGRASGGFGSAAGSSSSGGFGGGGAARSGAGNTWTRQSRMTQGTLPVAQPLALYDALFGRKAAGGEATGTAEPAPFGATPGTLPADAGHDAQPLGFALGQVHGIYVLAQNAQGLVIVDMHAAHERILYEQFKTALANRAIAVQSLLLPVTMAATPVEIGTAEEERETLDALGFDLATLSPTTLAIRAVPALLRDADLPTLARAVLADLHEFGGSRVLTERQHELLGTLACHHAVRANRRLTLDEMNALLRQMEATERADQCNHGRPTWYQLTLGDLDRLFMRGQ comes from the coding sequence ATGTCCGAATTTACCGATTCCACCGATTCCACCGGTGCCGACGCCGCCGCGAGCGCCGCCGTCCCCGCGGCCGGCCCGCGCCCGCTGCGCGCGATCCAGCCGCTGCCCGACCAGTTGATCAGCCAGATCGCGGCCGGCGAGGTGGTCGAGCGCCCGGCATCCGTCGTCAAGGAGTTGCTCGAGAACGCGCTCGACGCGGGCGCCACCACGCTGCGCATCGCACTCGACGAGGGCGGCGTCAAGCGCATCTCGATCACCGACGACGGCTGCGGCATCCCCGCCGACGAGCTGCCGCTCGCGCTGATGCGCCACGCCACCAGCAAGATCCGCTCGCTCGTCGAGCTCGAGTCGGTAGCCACGCTCGGCTTTCGCGGCGAGGCGCTGGCCTCGATCGCCTCGGTCTCCGAGCTGGCGATCACGAGCCGCACCGAGCAGGCGCCGCACGCCACGCGCATCGACGCCGACACCGGCGCGCTGTCGCCCGCGGCCGGCACGCGCGGCACCACCATCGAGGTGCGCGAGCTGTACTTCAACACGCCTGCGCGCCGCAAGTTCCTGAAGAGCGAGCAGACCGAATTCGGCCACTGCCTCGAGATGATCCGCCGCGTGGCGCTGGCACGCCCCGACGTGGCGATCTCGGTGCTGCACAACGGCCGGGCCGTCGAGCACTGGAACGCGAGCGAGCCGGCCGTGCGCGTCGCGAAGATCCTCGGCGAGGGCTTCGCCACCGCGCACCTGCCGCTCGACGAGCAGGCCGGGCCGCTCGCCGTGTACGGCTGCGCGGGCCTGCCCACCGCGAGCCGCGGCCGCGCCGACCAGCAATACTTCTTCGTCAACGGCCGCTTCGTGCGCGACAAGCTGCTCACGCACGCGGTGCGCGCCGCCTACGAGGACGTGCTGCACGGCGACCGCTACCCGTCCTACGTGCTGTTTCTCGACCTGCCGCCCGAGGCCGTCGACGTGAACGTCCATCCGTCGAAGATCGAGGTGCGGTTTCGCGATTCACGCTCGATCCACCAGTACGTGTTCCACGCGGTGCAGCGCGCGCTCGCGCGGCACGCGGGGGCCTCGCCCGGGACCACGGCGGGCGGCCACGCCGCGCATCTGGCACCGGCCGGCGAGAGCGCCGCGCCAGAACGTGCCCCGGCCGGGTCCGCCGGCCAAGCCGGCGACCACGCGGCACGCGCCGACGGCGTGAGCGGCTCCGGCTTGGCCGATGGCGCCGGCAGCGCGACGTCCTCGGGCCCGGCGGGCGGCTTCGGCCGCGCCTCGGGCGGCTTCGGCTCGGCCGCCGGCAGCAGCAGCAGCGGTGGATTCGGTGGCGGCGGTGCGGCGCGCTCGGGCGCGGGCAACACCTGGACGCGCCAGTCACGCATGACGCAGGGCACGCTGCCGGTCGCGCAGCCGCTGGCGCTCTACGACGCGTTGTTCGGGCGCAAGGCAGCCGGCGGCGAAGCGACCGGCACGGCCGAGCCGGCGCCGTTCGGCGCCACACCCGGCACGCTGCCGGCCGACGCCGGGCACGACGCGCAGCCGCTCGGCTTCGCGCTCGGCCAGGTCCACGGCATCTACGTGCTCGCGCAGAACGCGCAGGGCCTCGTGATCGTCGACATGCACGCCGCGCACGAACGCATCCTCTACGAGCAGTTCAAGACCGCGCTCGCGAACCGCGCGATCGCGGTGCAGTCGCTGCTGCTGCCGGTGACGATGGCGGCCACGCCGGTCGAGATCGGTACCGCCGAGGAGGAACGCGAGACGCTCGACGCGCTCGGCTTCGACCTGGCCACGCTCTCGCCCACCACCCTCGCGATCCGCGCGGTGCCCGCACTGCTGCGCGATGCCGACCTGCCGACGCTGGCGCGAGCGGTGCTGGCCGACCTGCACGAATTCGGCGGCTCGCGCGTGCTGACCGAGCGCCAGCACGAACTGCTCGGCACGCTGGCCTGCCATCATGCGGTGCGTGCCAACCGGCGCCTGACGCTCGACGAGATGAACGCGCTGCTGCGCCAGATGGAGGCCACCGAGCGCGCCGACCAGTGCAACCACGGCCGGCCGACCTGGTACCAGCTCACGCTCGGCGATCTCGACCGCCTGTTCATGCGCGGCCAATGA
- a CDS encoding VTT domain-containing protein — protein sequence MDTLLHFVNLVLHIDAFLGKFIQYYGAWVYLVLFLIVFCETGLVILPFLPGDSLLFIAGAFAASGEMSLAALIVLLLVAATLGNTVNYLLGRAIGPKVFDTHVPVLERFLDRAALQKTHDFYERHGGKTLVLARFIPVVRTFAPFVAGVSAMRLARFQLFNVAGALAWVLLLTLLGYFFGNIPFIRQYLNVIVLVGVGAAAVPVVIGALWKLLRGRTRPSRGGPNTPRGRG from the coding sequence TTGGATACGCTGCTTCACTTCGTCAATCTGGTCCTGCACATCGACGCGTTCCTCGGCAAGTTCATCCAGTATTACGGCGCCTGGGTGTATCTGGTGCTGTTCCTGATCGTGTTCTGCGAAACCGGGCTGGTGATCCTGCCGTTCCTGCCCGGCGATTCGCTGCTGTTCATCGCGGGCGCGTTCGCCGCGTCGGGCGAGATGAGCCTGGCGGCGCTGATCGTGCTGCTGCTGGTGGCCGCCACCCTGGGCAACACGGTCAACTACCTGCTCGGCCGCGCGATCGGCCCGAAGGTGTTCGACACGCATGTGCCGGTGCTCGAGCGCTTCCTCGACCGCGCCGCGCTGCAGAAAACCCACGATTTCTACGAGCGTCACGGCGGCAAGACGCTGGTGCTGGCGCGCTTCATCCCGGTGGTACGCACCTTCGCGCCGTTCGTCGCCGGGGTCTCGGCGATGCGCTTGGCGCGCTTTCAGCTCTTCAACGTCGCCGGCGCGCTGGCCTGGGTGCTGCTGCTCACCCTGCTCGGCTATTTTTTCGGCAACATCCCGTTCATTCGCCAGTACCTGAACGTGATCGTGCTGGTGGGAGTCGGCGCGGCGGCCGTGCCGGTGGTGATCGGCGCGCTCTGGAAGCTGCTGCGCGGTCGGACCCGCCCGTCGCGGGGCGGCCCGAATACGCCGCGCGGGCGCGGCTGA
- a CDS encoding mechanosensitive ion channel family protein: MVELATAQQFLMTRGLDFGLKVLAAIALWIVGRWLIRLSTRLLGRLVQRSGRVDTTLAYYLSSVVSVLLTIVLILAILQVFGVQTTSFAALLAGIGLAVGTAWGGLLAHFAAGVFLQVLRPFKVGDSISAAGVTGTVKELGLFSTTLLTSDNVVTIVGNNKIFSDNIANYSATPHRRVDLTAKIAHGVDAAEAIAKLKAAVAAIPNVLPTPAPDVGILQFTPEGPLLFVRPCTPPASYWQVYCDAQHAILDTFRQAGYPTPETPTIQRSAG; the protein is encoded by the coding sequence ATGGTGGAACTCGCTACCGCCCAACAATTCCTGATGACCCGTGGCCTCGATTTCGGCCTCAAGGTGCTCGCCGCGATCGCGCTATGGATCGTCGGCCGCTGGCTGATCCGCCTTTCCACGCGGCTGCTCGGCCGGCTCGTGCAGCGCAGCGGGCGCGTCGACACCACGCTCGCCTACTACCTGTCGTCGGTGGTCAGCGTGCTGCTGACCATCGTGCTGATCCTCGCGATCCTGCAGGTGTTCGGCGTGCAGACCACCTCGTTCGCGGCACTGCTGGCCGGCATCGGCCTCGCGGTCGGCACCGCCTGGGGCGGCCTGCTCGCGCACTTCGCGGCCGGCGTGTTCCTGCAGGTGCTGCGCCCGTTCAAGGTCGGCGACTCGATCTCGGCGGCCGGCGTGACCGGCACCGTCAAGGAACTCGGGCTGTTCAGCACCACGCTGCTGACCAGCGACAACGTCGTGACCATCGTCGGCAATAACAAGATCTTCTCCGACAACATCGCCAACTACAGCGCAACGCCGCATCGCCGCGTGGACCTGACCGCGAAGATCGCCCACGGCGTCGACGCGGCCGAGGCGATCGCGAAGCTGAAGGCGGCCGTGGCGGCGATCCCGAACGTGCTGCCGACGCCCGCGCCCGACGTCGGCATCCTGCAGTTCACGCCGGAAGGCCCGCTGCTGTTCGTGCGCCCCTGCACGCCGCCCGCCAGCTACTGGCAGGTCTATTGCGACGCGCAGCACGCGATCCTCGACACCTTCCGTCAGGCCGGCTATCCGACGCCGGAGACGCCGACCATCCAACGCTCGGCCGGATAA
- a CDS encoding class II glutamine amidotransferase, whose amino-acid sequence MCRWLAYTGNPIPLETVLFRAQHSLIDQSLHSRLGATTTNGDGFGIGWYGRPDEIPFRYRCVHLAWNDRNLREVARAIHSPHFVAHIRAATDTPVQETNCHPFRHGRWMFVHNGLIRHYHKLRHDLMLRIDPALFPSVEGSTDSELMFHLALTFGLEHTPLPALERMAGVIEEIAAKHGVAPPISMTVCATDGEQVVSVRYSSEHRSRTLFHSTSFRHLHELYPDDPRIAAVGDDAFLVLSEPLVDLPGAWQAIPESTAIVARGGRVETFAFTPRAPRNGTHA is encoded by the coding sequence ATGTGCCGCTGGCTCGCCTACACCGGTAACCCGATCCCGCTCGAAACCGTCCTGTTCCGCGCGCAGCATTCGCTGATCGATCAGAGCCTGCATTCGCGCCTGGGCGCCACCACCACCAATGGCGACGGCTTCGGCATCGGCTGGTACGGACGCCCCGACGAGATCCCGTTTCGCTACCGCTGCGTGCATCTGGCCTGGAACGACCGCAACCTGCGCGAGGTCGCGCGCGCGATCCATTCCCCGCACTTCGTCGCGCACATTCGCGCCGCCACCGACACGCCGGTCCAGGAAACCAACTGCCATCCGTTCCGCCACGGCCGCTGGATGTTCGTCCACAACGGCCTGATCCGCCACTACCACAAGCTGCGCCACGACCTGATGCTGCGCATCGACCCCGCGCTGTTCCCGTCGGTGGAGGGCTCGACCGACTCCGAGCTGATGTTCCACCTGGCGCTCACATTCGGGCTCGAACACACGCCGCTGCCGGCGCTCGAACGGATGGCCGGCGTGATCGAGGAGATCGCCGCGAAGCACGGCGTGGCACCGCCGATCAGCATGACCGTCTGCGCAACCGACGGCGAGCAGGTGGTGTCGGTGCGCTATTCGAGCGAGCATCGATCGCGCACGCTGTTCCACAGCACCTCGTTTCGCCATCTGCACGAGCTCTATCCCGACGATCCGCGCATCGCCGCGGTCGGCGACGACGCATTCCTGGTGCTGTCCGAGCCGCTCGTCGACCTGCCGGGCGCGTGGCAGGCCATTCCCGAGAGCACGGCGATCGTCGCGCGCGGCGGCCGCGTCGAGACCTTCGCGTTCACGCCGCGCGCGCCGCGCAACGGCACGCACGCCTGA
- a CDS encoding mannose-1-phosphate guanylyltransferase/mannose-6-phosphate isomerase produces MSIFPVILCGGSGTRLWPMSRGGYPKQYLKLTGDDTLIQQTALRVRHLPDATKPIILTNNEQRFLVAEQLRQVGIEPSSIVLEPVGRNTAPAIAVAAHMALKESPDALLLVLPSDHAILNQAAFAAAAQAAAAVASEGCLVTFGIPPDRAHTGFGYIHRGKPFDDEAQAHRVDAFVEKPDMATAEEFVKSGEYYWNSGMFMLKASTYLQELQRFEPEIARLSQAALEGASHDNDFIRLDPVAFAASPNISIDYAVMERTEHAAVVATDNLGWNDIGSWGALADLAKTDEDGNTLIGDVFCESTSNSYVRAEHRMVATIGVDNLVVVETADAVLVVHRDHVQDVKKVVEQLNKSGRHESVTHRRVVRPWGDYEGIDQGDRFQVKRIVVKPGAQLSLQMHHHRAEHWIVVKGTALVTNGDREIMLTENQSTYIPLGATHRLSNPGKIPLELIEVQSGAYLGEDDIVRFEDTYGRAPK; encoded by the coding sequence ATGAGCATCTTTCCGGTAATTTTGTGCGGTGGCAGTGGTACGCGACTCTGGCCGATGTCGCGCGGCGGATATCCCAAGCAGTATCTCAAGCTGACCGGCGACGATACGCTGATCCAGCAGACAGCCCTGCGCGTGCGTCATTTGCCGGATGCGACCAAACCCATCATCCTGACCAACAACGAGCAACGCTTCCTGGTCGCCGAGCAACTGCGGCAGGTCGGCATCGAACCGTCGTCGATCGTCCTGGAACCCGTCGGCCGCAACACCGCACCCGCGATCGCGGTGGCCGCGCACATGGCCCTCAAGGAGTCGCCGGACGCGCTGCTGCTGGTCCTGCCTTCCGACCACGCCATCCTGAACCAGGCCGCCTTCGCTGCGGCGGCGCAAGCCGCGGCAGCGGTCGCGAGCGAAGGCTGCCTGGTCACCTTCGGCATCCCCCCCGACCGCGCACATACGGGATTCGGCTATATCCACCGGGGCAAGCCGTTCGACGATGAGGCGCAGGCCCACCGCGTGGACGCCTTTGTCGAAAAACCCGACATGGCGACCGCGGAGGAATTCGTCAAATCGGGCGAATACTACTGGAACAGCGGCATGTTCATGCTGAAGGCATCGACCTACCTGCAGGAACTGCAGCGGTTCGAGCCCGAGATCGCACGGCTGTCGCAAGCGGCGCTCGAGGGCGCGTCGCACGACAACGATTTCATCCGACTCGATCCGGTCGCCTTCGCGGCAAGCCCCAACATCTCGATCGACTACGCCGTGATGGAAAGGACCGAGCATGCCGCCGTCGTCGCCACCGATAACCTCGGCTGGAACGACATCGGCTCGTGGGGCGCCCTGGCCGATCTCGCCAAGACCGACGAGGACGGCAACACCCTGATCGGCGACGTGTTCTGCGAATCGACCAGCAACTCGTACGTCCGCGCCGAACACCGCATGGTAGCCACGATCGGGGTCGACAACCTGGTCGTCGTCGAAACTGCCGATGCCGTCCTGGTGGTCCATCGCGATCACGTGCAGGACGTCAAGAAAGTGGTCGAACAACTCAATAAATCCGGCCGTCACGAGTCCGTCACGCACCGCCGCGTGGTCCGCCCGTGGGGCGACTACGAGGGCATCGACCAGGGCGACCGGTTCCAGGTCAAGCGCATCGTCGTCAAGCCGGGCGCGCAGCTGAGCCTGCAGATGCACCATCACCGCGCCGAGCACTGGATCGTCGTGAAGGGCACCGCGCTCGTGACGAACGGCGACAGGGAGATCATGCTGACCGAGAACCAGTCGACCTACATCCCGCTCGGCGCGACGCACCGCCTGAGCAACCCCGGCAAGATCCCGCTCGAGCTGATCGAGGTGCAGTCGGGTGCCTACCTCGGCGAGGACGATATCGTCCGCTTCGAGGACACCTACGGCCGCGCGCCGAAGTAA
- a CDS encoding capsular polysaccharide biosynthesis protein: MSEYPIPSSGSRDRQFDAIYLAHGYRLLGWLTRRSRWLWPEARGGRLLAALARLLKLDAQAAYAGPIAPRASLGLAPLSWFSVPLELGHEDPLGAAIEQAVTASTPHDEARTRALMRHLLDSDALHPRRKAAQLPHAEFVATARQRILLIDERLISGVSPPARRSRRIADFRAMVDAALASHPDAEFWLAPSSDPGRGPWLSSRCGVLPRELRVLDPEYSLRAWLPYFSQVYTVGAAEGMGAILADRPTFVYGRPYYAGWGFTTDAQAFPQRQARPTLSAWFDATFVRLTHYLDPEQEQPGTLEHVLDALQLQHQVSERFRELDHVVGLRFQWWKRRLATPYLSAGGGTLRWARAIADIGPHECAALWGARLRDGTPQGTRYYRIEDGFIHSAGLGSDMSPPCSQVIDGSNLYFDASAPSDLTRILNTAGFDAAELARAAALRRSIVEFGITKYNLGRQRPAWPRPADRRVILVPGQVADDASIRLGTGAVNTAEGLLAAVRERRPTDCIVYKPHPDVLSGNRNGLVEAQRLADIVDLDSDIVSLIEAADEVHTLSSLSGFDALLRGKPVFTYGLPFYAGWGLTDDAISPQPWRERALTLDMLTAGTLIRYPIYWNWRLALYTTPEAVVRRLAPAANRPLRAQGRNWRRPALKALRWTTNALVHLGWRYRQCRQAGHRRNSFV, translated from the coding sequence ATGTCCGAATATCCCATCCCGTCGTCCGGATCGCGCGACCGGCAGTTCGACGCGATTTACCTCGCGCATGGCTACCGGCTGCTCGGCTGGCTGACCCGCCGAAGCCGATGGCTCTGGCCCGAAGCCCGCGGCGGCCGCCTGCTGGCTGCGCTGGCGCGCCTGCTCAAGCTCGATGCCCAGGCCGCCTATGCGGGGCCGATCGCACCTCGCGCCTCGCTCGGCCTGGCGCCGCTGTCGTGGTTCTCGGTCCCGCTCGAGCTCGGCCATGAGGATCCGCTCGGCGCTGCCATCGAGCAGGCCGTGACCGCGTCGACACCCCACGACGAAGCGCGCACGCGTGCGCTGATGCGGCACCTGCTCGACAGCGATGCACTGCATCCGCGCCGCAAGGCGGCACAGTTGCCACATGCCGAGTTCGTGGCAACGGCTCGGCAGCGCATTCTCCTGATAGACGAGCGCTTGATTTCCGGAGTCTCGCCGCCTGCGCGCCGAAGCCGCCGCATCGCCGATTTCCGTGCGATGGTCGACGCAGCGCTCGCCAGTCATCCCGATGCGGAATTCTGGCTGGCCCCTTCGTCGGATCCGGGACGCGGCCCGTGGTTGTCGTCCAGATGCGGCGTGCTCCCACGCGAATTGCGCGTGCTGGACCCGGAATACTCGCTGCGCGCCTGGCTGCCGTATTTCAGCCAGGTGTATACGGTCGGCGCCGCCGAAGGAATGGGCGCGATTCTCGCGGATCGCCCCACCTTCGTCTACGGGCGCCCCTATTACGCCGGCTGGGGTTTCACGACCGACGCTCAGGCATTCCCGCAGCGCCAGGCGCGACCCACATTGAGCGCCTGGTTCGACGCCACTTTCGTGCGGCTGACGCACTACCTCGATCCCGAGCAGGAGCAGCCCGGCACGCTGGAGCACGTGCTCGATGCCCTCCAGTTACAACATCAGGTCAGCGAACGATTCCGCGAGCTCGACCATGTCGTCGGCCTGCGCTTCCAGTGGTGGAAGCGTCGTCTTGCAACTCCCTATCTTTCGGCGGGAGGCGGCACGCTCCGCTGGGCGCGAGCAATCGCGGACATCGGTCCGCACGAATGCGCGGCATTGTGGGGGGCGCGGCTGCGAGACGGCACGCCGCAAGGCACGCGCTACTACCGCATCGAGGACGGCTTCATCCATTCCGCCGGGTTGGGCTCCGACATGAGTCCGCCGTGCAGCCAGGTCATCGACGGCAGCAACCTCTATTTCGACGCCAGCGCCCCGAGCGACCTGACGCGCATCCTGAACACGGCCGGCTTCGACGCCGCCGAACTCGCGCGCGCAGCAGCGCTGCGCCGCAGCATCGTCGAATTCGGCATCACCAAGTACAACCTGGGGCGACAGCGCCCCGCCTGGCCCCGGCCGGCCGACCGTCGTGTGATCCTGGTCCCGGGTCAGGTGGCGGACGACGCTTCGATCCGGCTCGGCACCGGCGCAGTCAACACCGCCGAAGGCCTGCTCGCGGCGGTGCGCGAACGGCGCCCGACAGACTGCATCGTCTACAAGCCTCATCCCGACGTACTTTCGGGCAATCGCAACGGCCTCGTCGAGGCACAACGCCTCGCCGACATCGTCGACCTCGACTCCGACATCGTGTCCCTGATCGAAGCCGCCGACGAGGTGCACACGCTCTCGTCGCTATCGGGCTTCGATGCCCTGCTGCGCGGCAAGCCGGTATTCACCTACGGCCTGCCCTTCTATGCCGGCTGGGGTCTGACCGACGACGCCATCAGCCCCCAGCCGTGGCGAGAGCGTGCCTTGACCCTGGACATGCTGACGGCAGGGACGCTGATACGCTATCCGATATATTGGAACTGGCGCCTGGCTCTTTATACTACCCCCGAGGCCGTGGTCCGGCGGCTCGCGCCGGCCGCGAACCGGCCCCTGCGCGCCCAGGGACGCAACTGGCGGCGCCCTGCCCTCAAGGCACTGCGATGGACCACCAATGCGCTGGTTCATCTCGGCTGGCGATACAGGCAGTGCAGGCAGGCAGGGCATCGGCGAAATTCATTCGTATGA